The following proteins are co-located in the Microcystis wesenbergii NRERC-220 genome:
- a CDS encoding lysophospholipid acyltransferase family protein: MSREQLSVMNQPQEREPFASLVLYHLFKWSFVSPTLHGYFRGRVYGVENVPRRHPLIIVCNHASYFDPPLLSCAVRRPVAYMAKEELFTIPILKQAIALYGAYPVKRGSGDRGAIRAAMAALAAGWAVGLFLEGTRTEDGLIHQPKLGAAMIAAKAGVPLLPVSLWGTEKIFQKGSSFPHSIPLTIRIGEVLPPPISSKREALQAVTERCAEIINGLHALGR, encoded by the coding sequence ATGTCTAGGGAACAGTTGTCAGTCATGAACCAGCCTCAAGAGCGAGAACCTTTTGCCAGTTTAGTTTTATATCATCTCTTTAAATGGTCGTTCGTTAGCCCCACCCTACACGGCTATTTTCGAGGTCGCGTTTACGGAGTGGAAAATGTCCCCCGGCGTCATCCTCTGATTATCGTCTGCAATCACGCCAGTTACTTCGATCCACCCCTATTATCCTGTGCCGTGCGTCGTCCCGTAGCTTATATGGCTAAAGAAGAATTATTTACCATCCCGATTTTAAAACAGGCGATCGCTCTTTACGGGGCCTATCCCGTTAAACGGGGCAGTGGTGATCGCGGCGCAATTCGGGCAGCGATGGCAGCCTTAGCAGCGGGCTGGGCAGTGGGATTGTTTCTGGAGGGAACCCGCACCGAGGACGGATTGATCCATCAACCAAAACTAGGCGCGGCGATGATTGCCGCTAAAGCGGGAGTTCCCCTGTTACCCGTCAGTTTGTGGGGGACAGAAAAGATTTTTCAAAAAGGTTCTTCTTTTCCCCATAGTATCCCCTTAACTATTCGCATCGGGGAAGTGCTGCCGCCACCGATTTCTAGCAAAAGAGAAGCGTTACAGGCAGTTACCGAGCGCTGTGCCGAAATTATTAACGGATTACACGCCCTCGGACGCTAA
- the cbiB gene encoding adenosylcobinamide-phosphate synthase CbiB: protein MKETATEIILVLGAVLDYLIGDPWGWIHPVQVMGAIIAVATKVILNWTQEKICQRLGGIILGLGLIILAGVLTWLGIQWLGQVNLLLSCLVQMILLASCLAGRSLRQAAETVIAALQAENITLARCQLSLYVGRDTDNLSREEILRALLETVSENGVDGVTAPLFYALLGAFLGVGPVPLACAYKAASTLDSMIGYRRPPYTHIGWFSAKSEDVFTWLPCRLTVLTLALISGRPGRVLSICWRDARRDPSPNSGWSECVYGAILGVQLGGKNQYRGQIVEKPLLGDNLNPITVKTVEQALNLTRTCVLLWLAIAVSCLIARDFAQF, encoded by the coding sequence GTGAAGGAAACGGCAACGGAGATCATTTTAGTATTAGGGGCGGTTTTAGATTATCTGATCGGCGATCCTTGGGGATGGATTCATCCGGTGCAGGTGATGGGGGCGATTATTGCTGTTGCCACAAAAGTTATTCTTAATTGGACGCAGGAAAAAATTTGCCAACGTTTAGGGGGCATAATTCTGGGACTAGGTTTAATTATCTTGGCCGGGGTCTTAACGTGGCTAGGAATCCAATGGTTAGGTCAGGTCAATTTGCTGCTGAGTTGCTTAGTACAAATGATTCTCCTGGCTAGTTGTTTAGCCGGCAGAAGTTTACGCCAGGCTGCCGAAACCGTCATCGCAGCTTTACAAGCTGAAAATATCACCCTAGCTCGTTGCCAACTAAGTTTATACGTTGGTCGCGACACAGATAATCTCAGCCGCGAAGAAATCCTCCGCGCCCTATTAGAAACTGTCAGTGAAAATGGTGTGGATGGAGTTACCGCGCCGCTTTTTTATGCCCTTCTCGGTGCTTTTCTGGGGGTGGGACCAGTACCCCTCGCTTGCGCTTATAAAGCCGCTAGTACCCTCGATTCGATGATTGGCTATCGTCGGCCACCCTACACCCATATTGGCTGGTTTAGTGCCAAAAGCGAGGATGTTTTCACATGGCTACCCTGTCGTTTAACGGTCTTAACTCTCGCCCTAATTTCGGGCCGGCCGGGGCGAGTTTTAAGCATTTGTTGGCGCGATGCCCGTCGGGATCCTAGTCCTAATTCCGGTTGGAGTGAATGCGTCTATGGGGCGATTTTGGGGGTGCAATTGGGGGGTAAAAATCAATACCGGGGACAGATTGTGGAAAAACCTTTATTGGGCGATAACCTCAACCCGATTACCGTCAAAACCGTCGAACAGGCTTTGAATTTAACTCGTACTTGTGTATTACTCTGGTTGGCGATCGCTGTTAGCTGCTTAATTGCTAGAGATTTTGCTCAATTTTAG
- a CDS encoding GFA family protein, protein MRVAGSPLGERKPALLFSSLEVMTGTTQAKIYGGGCHCGAIRFQVAIEHDQALDCNCSICQKKGFLHLIVPSAQFTLLSGEDFLSTYTFNTHTAQHYFCRVCGIHPFYRPRSHPDAIDINLRCLDGNVLGDFQIQFFDGANWEDNIEKIRDIDGKRE, encoded by the coding sequence ATGCGCGTAGCTGGATCGCCGCTAGGGGAGAGGAAACCAGCTTTATTGTTTAGTAGTTTAGAAGTTATGACAGGAACAACTCAAGCAAAGATTTATGGGGGAGGTTGTCACTGTGGAGCGATCCGTTTTCAAGTGGCGATCGAGCATGATCAAGCTCTAGACTGTAATTGTTCGATTTGTCAGAAAAAAGGTTTTCTGCATCTGATTGTTCCTTCAGCACAATTTACCCTCCTAAGCGGTGAAGATTTCTTAAGTACCTATACATTTAATACCCACACAGCCCAACATTATTTTTGTCGTGTTTGTGGTATTCATCCTTTCTATCGTCCCCGCTCCCATCCTGACGCTATAGATATAAACCTGCGCTGTTTGGATGGCAATGTCTTAGGCGATTTTCAGATCCAGTTCTTTGATGGGGCTAACTGGGAAGACAATATTGAGAAAATTCGGGATATAGATGGCAAAAGGGAGTAA
- a CDS encoding Rrf2 family transcriptional regulator, with product MKLTTRGHYSVKALLDISLQPRGTPVSVKSIALRQDIPAAYLEKLLIEMRRAGLVRSFRGAQGGYQLARPANRISLGQILEAVGETIEPLSGYHPRDEQAEDWVTFTIWKHLHEKLKEALGKITLADLYYDARSWIAARGEETSFIV from the coding sequence ATGAAGCTAACAACTAGGGGTCACTATAGTGTTAAAGCCTTGCTGGATATTAGTTTACAACCTAGAGGAACTCCAGTATCGGTAAAATCGATCGCCCTACGTCAAGATATCCCGGCCGCTTATCTAGAGAAATTGCTGATAGAAATGCGACGAGCGGGGTTAGTTCGTTCCTTTCGGGGAGCGCAAGGGGGTTATCAATTGGCCAGGCCGGCAAATCGTATCTCGTTGGGGCAAATTTTGGAGGCGGTGGGAGAGACGATCGAGCCATTATCAGGTTATCATCCCAGGGACGAACAGGCAGAAGATTGGGTGACATTTACTATCTGGAAACACCTACACGAGAAATTAAAAGAGGCCCTGGGTAAGATTACCTTAGCGGATTTATACTACGATGCGCGTAGCTGGATCGCCGCTAGGGGAGAGGAAACCAGCTTTATTGTTTAG
- a CDS encoding AbrB family transcriptional regulator, producing the protein MNKTTNPEPLTGLELIEKVKQLGNLSKEEKARECGYYTMTKNGIERVNMMKFLNALIDAEGIDLDSSANGHGRGGRSASYRISVQSNNNLLIGSAYTKKMGLKPGDEFEITLGRKHIHLKQVGASDDDE; encoded by the coding sequence ATGAACAAAACTACCAATCCAGAACCCCTGACTGGCCTCGAACTAATTGAGAAAGTTAAACAGCTAGGCAACCTCAGCAAAGAAGAAAAAGCCCGGGAATGCGGCTACTATACCATGACAAAAAATGGTATTGAACGCGTTAATATGATGAAATTTCTCAATGCTTTAATCGATGCCGAGGGAATTGACTTAGATAGCAGTGCCAATGGCCACGGACGAGGTGGGCGCTCGGCCAGCTACCGGATCAGTGTCCAATCCAATAATAATCTCCTAATCGGTTCGGCCTACACCAAAAAAATGGGACTCAAACCGGGAGATGAATTTGAAATTACTTTGGGGAGAAAACATATTCATCTCAAGCAAGTTGGCGCCAGCGACGACGACGAATAG
- a CDS encoding YqaE/Pmp3 family membrane protein, with the protein MFLRLVCAFFLPPLAVFLTTGLSLAFVINIILTLIGYVPGIIHAFWIVSKEAENS; encoded by the coding sequence ATGTTTCTTCGCCTAGTTTGTGCGTTTTTTTTGCCGCCCTTAGCCGTATTTTTGACCACGGGACTGAGTTTAGCCTTTGTTATTAACATTATCTTAACTTTAATCGGTTATGTCCCCGGCATTATCCACGCTTTCTGGATTGTCTCCAAAGAAGCCGAGAATTCCTAG
- a CDS encoding transposase translates to MSTDYNHGFRSVYKLTAHVVFVIKYRRKVINDEILSKWL, encoded by the coding sequence ATGTCAACCGATTACAATCATGGATTTCGCTCTGTTTACAAACTTACTGCTCATGTTGTATTTGTCATCAAATACCGACGAAAAGTTATTAACGATGAAATCTTAAGTAAGTGGTTATAA
- a CDS encoding RNA-guided endonuclease InsQ/TnpB family protein yields MITLTYQYKLKVNRQQEREIVHILDVCKSVYNYALSERKDWLNSRKCLADHCSLVSEYIIPADQPYPNYFVQAKNLTEAKKVSPILKTVNAQVLQQVLKTLDKAFNQMKSKGFGFPRFKKKMRSLVFPALSKNFLGDGCLNFPQLGKIRIRQSREYPSGFEPKQARIIQKASGFYVSVSFQSPELVPDMTVGKTCLGIDAGIESFVATSRGDLIKAPRFLLKVQSKLKLLQRRLKHQVKGSNNWLKLQEKIARLHEKVSNTRRDWHFKLSHYLCDFADNIFVEDINFVSWSRGIVRKQSLDSGIGSFINEILPFVAWKRGKYYLKVDKNGTSQECPNCGAITGKKSLSERVHRCDSCGHIEPRDTASAKVIENRGKNAVGLTVLENPCGGGLAGVVQLNLFDLVKSL; encoded by the coding sequence GTGATAACGCTTACCTACCAGTACAAACTAAAGGTAAACAGGCAACAGGAACGGGAGATCGTCCACATTCTTGATGTTTGTAAGAGCGTTTATAATTACGCGCTCTCGGAGCGAAAAGACTGGCTAAACTCTCGAAAGTGTCTGGCGGATCACTGTTCGCTAGTTTCCGAGTACATAATTCCTGCGGATCAACCCTATCCAAATTACTTCGTTCAAGCTAAAAATCTAACGGAAGCTAAAAAAGTTTCCCCGATATTAAAGACGGTTAACGCTCAAGTTTTACAGCAAGTCTTAAAAACTTTAGATAAGGCGTTTAACCAGATGAAATCGAAAGGCTTCGGCTTTCCTAGATTTAAGAAAAAGATGCGGAGTTTGGTTTTTCCTGCGCTGTCAAAAAACTTTCTAGGGGATGGATGCTTGAATTTTCCACAATTAGGAAAAATTAGAATCAGGCAATCTAGAGAATACCCGTCCGGATTCGAGCCTAAACAAGCTCGAATTATCCAAAAAGCGTCGGGATTTTACGTTTCGGTTTCCTTCCAATCTCCGGAATTAGTTCCCGATATGACAGTGGGGAAGACCTGTTTAGGAATTGACGCGGGAATTGAAAGTTTTGTCGCTACTTCACGAGGAGATTTAATCAAAGCCCCTCGATTTTTGTTGAAAGTACAGAGTAAGCTTAAATTGCTACAAAGACGCTTGAAACATCAAGTCAAAGGCTCGAACAATTGGTTAAAACTTCAGGAGAAGATAGCAAGATTACACGAAAAAGTGTCTAATACTCGTAGAGATTGGCACTTTAAATTAAGTCATTACCTTTGCGATTTTGCTGATAATATCTTCGTTGAGGATATTAACTTCGTTTCCTGGTCTAGGGGTATCGTCAGAAAACAATCTCTAGATTCGGGTATCGGTAGTTTTATTAACGAGATACTACCGTTTGTCGCTTGGAAACGGGGAAAATATTATCTTAAAGTCGATAAAAACGGAACTTCCCAGGAGTGTCCGAATTGTGGCGCGATTACCGGCAAAAAGTCGTTATCGGAAAGAGTTCACCGGTGTGATTCTTGCGGTCACATTGAACCGAGAGATACAGCATCAGCAAAAGTAATCGAGAATCGAGGAAAAAATGCGGTCGGACTGACCGTATTAGAAAACCCTTGCGGAGGCGGTCTGGCGGGGGTCGTTCAGTTAAATCTGTTCGATCTAGTCAAGAGCCTATGA
- a CDS encoding phage holin family protein: MIGLLLNILATALSLLVVDIIFPGVKVDSFIVAMVAGAVIGLVNGLVKPILGLLSLPITILTLGGFILVLNGFCFWLASILVPGFAVKGLVAFIGAPIVLSLVNTLLNKYFAEKGSSEVPQ, encoded by the coding sequence ATGATCGGCCTTCTTTTAAATATTCTTGCCACTGCCCTTAGTTTATTAGTGGTTGATATTATCTTCCCCGGCGTTAAAGTCGATAGCTTTATTGTGGCCATGGTTGCGGGGGCAGTTATTGGTTTAGTCAACGGACTGGTTAAACCGATTCTAGGGCTACTTTCCCTACCGATTACTATTCTCACCCTCGGTGGCTTTATCCTTGTTCTCAATGGCTTTTGTTTCTGGTTAGCCTCGATCCTCGTCCCCGGATTTGCGGTTAAGGGTTTAGTGGCTTTTATCGGTGCGCCCATCGTCCTCTCTCTGGTCAACACCCTCTTAAATAAATACTTCGCCGAAAAAGGTTCCAGCGAAGTACCACAATAG